In one Lolium rigidum isolate FL_2022 chromosome 3, APGP_CSIRO_Lrig_0.1, whole genome shotgun sequence genomic region, the following are encoded:
- the LOC124697643 gene encoding F-box protein At5g03970-like: MTSFSRLPRSSAAPPLEDDDLLSEILLCLPPQPSSLPRASVVCKRWHRLVTDPHFICRFRRHHRRNPPLLGFFNTDRGRISFQPIMEAPNRVPSGRFSLQLHDGDGLKLLGCRHGLVLFLAYQRKQVLVWDPVTDDQHRIAVPTVFYMNTTMIQAFQGGVLRADGEVHDFQVVLVAACEDDRQVLASVYSSQAGGVWGNPISAPLPPEAYTDVQFTNICMPSVLVGDSLYWPLNGNFATSSYYILEFNLERQGLAVIELPVYMSEDDTDLTAMRAEGGGLGFLFVSEADASAQLWKRKTDCDGVASWALERTIQLDKLLSLNSEVERQFLMLSGFAECNNVVFLKTWIGSFMVELESLQVKKLFETTRLWHPFESVYVVPAISKQLIYDSSESMLQSC, encoded by the coding sequence ATGACCAGTTTCAGCCGCCTCCCACGCtcgtcggcggcgccgccgctggAAGATGACGACCTGCTCTCCGAGATCCTCCTCTGCCTTCCCCCGCAGCCTTCGTCCCTCCCGCGCGCATCCGTTGTCTGCAAGCGCTGGCATCGCCTCGTCACTGACCCCCACTTCATCTGCCgcttccgccgccaccaccgccgcaaccCTCCCCTGCTGGGCTTCTTCAACACTGATCGCGGCAGAATCTCCTTCCAGCCAATTATGGAGGCCCCCAATCGTGTCCCGTCAGGGCGCTTCTCCTTGCAGCTCCACGATGGGGACGGATTGAAGCTCCTCGGATGCCGCCATGGCCTCGTACTATTCCTCGCCTACCAGCGGAAGCAGGTCCTGGTGTGGGACCCCGTTACTGACGACCAGCACAGGATTGCCGTTCCAACGGTGTTCTACATGAACACAACCATGATCCAGGCATTCCAGGGGGGCGTGCTTCGTGCTGACGGCGAGGTCCACGACTTCCAGGTGGTCTTGGTAGCGGCGTGCGAAGACGATAGACAAGTGCTCGCCTCCGTTTACTCGTCACAGGCCGGCGGTGTATGGGGTAATCCCATCTCAGCACCGCTTCCACCCGAGGCTTATACCGACGTTCAATTCACCAATATCTGCATGCCCAGTGTGCTGGTTGGGGATTCACTTTACTGGCCGCTTAATGGAAATTTCGCTACTTCTTCATACTATATCCTTGAGTTTAATTTGGAGAGGCAGGGCCTAGCTGTGATAGAGTTGCCGGTGTATATGTCTGAAGATGATACTGACCTCACGGCTATGCGTGCAGAGGGTGGTGGGCTTGGTTTCCTCTTCGTGTCAGAAGCAGACGCCAGCGCTCAATTATGGAAGAGAAAGACCGACTGCGATGGTGTTGCCTCATGGGCGCTAGAAAGAACTATTCAACTAGACAAGCTACTTTCCTTGAATTCGGAGGTGGAGAGACAGTTCCTAATGCTTTCAGGGTTTGCTGAGTGCAATAATGTGGTGTTCTTGAAGACATGGATCGGTTCCTTCATGGTCGAGCTTGAGTCACTGCAGGTCAAGAAACTTTTTGAAACCACCCGCTTGTGGCATCCATTCGAAAGTGTCTATGTTGTCCCCGCTATCTCTAAGCAGCTAATTTATGATTCTTCGGAATCAATGCTTCAAAGTTGCTGA